AATGGCGCTGCAGCTCGGTCTTGCGGTTCTCCAATGGCTGAACCTGAGCACGTGGACCAGCCCTTATCACATCAGCGAGCTGGCCAACAGCACATTCACCGTTCAGCTCCGCCAGACGGTAGCGGATATGGGCCTTCCCGCGGAGATGCTCCATACCCTGGAGGGCTACTACTCCTCGTTCTATCAGGCCTGGATCACCTCCCTATCGAATGTATCCCTCTTGGGCGCGCCAGCGGCGACTAGGGCCGAATGGGTGGTCCATCAGGTGGCGCCGCAGTTCATCGCCCGTGTCTCCGAAACCAACGCCACGGCCGGGGCGTTTATGGCCGCCGCCTACGCATCCTTCAACATCAGCACCTGCACCGACATAACCAACCTCACAAACCGCCTCACCGGAGCCGCCCTCGTCGCAGTCAGGTCGTCAATGGAGGGATACATCGCTTCGGGCCGCCTCCACGAGAGAGTGGCCTCTGCGGTCAGGGCCGGTCTCGAGACCTTCGCGAGCATCTGGAACAGGACCTTCGACCCCAATGACCCCCTCTATCTCCCTCCTTCTGCCCCCCTTGAGAATAGGACGGAGCTCGCCATCGGCCGCGCCAGCGCAGGCCTCTTTGGGTCGAACGGGACGGGGGGCGGGGCCTTTCCTCTCGACATCACCTCCCTCTCGGACCCTTCGCGCGCCCGCAACGCCTCGATAGACCTCTTCCTCGCGGGCTTGGGGGGCCGAGTTGCCATAAACCGAACATTCCTTGCCGAGCTCTACGAGGAGCTCGGGCCGCTGCCCGACCCCGCGCGTGCTCGGGAGCTTGTCGCCGGAGTCATCAACTCGAGCGTCTTCGGCGACTACCCCGTCAGATTGCCTCGAGAGATAGAGAGGAGCTTCGTCAGCCCGAAGAACACGACTATGATAGTGATGGTCACCTTCGGGACGAAGAGCAATCAGGTTCTCAGGGAGAACATCGCGGAGCTTAGAAGCATTCTCTCGAAGGGGAGGGGCGCCGCTGGAGTCCGAACGTATGTGACGGGAAGTCAGGCGATGGGCCTAGAGCTGGAGGAGCAAGCCTTCCGGGATGTTGAGAGGATAGACCCCGTGACAGTGGGAATAGTGTTGATTCTTGTCGGGCTGTTCTTCTTCTCCGTGCTCGCTCCCTTCTTCCCGTTCATCGGGATCGGCGTGGCGCTACTAGCGAGCCAGACCCTGCTTTTCATTGTCGGCACCCTGATTGCGAAAATCCACTACAGCACCAACATCCTGCTCTTCGTGATTCTAATGGGCACGGGCATGGACTACGCGATATTCATCTTGGCCAGATATCGGGAAGAGAGGAAGGAGGGGGGGAGTAAAGAAGAGGCGATACGCACCTCCGTCACTTGGGCAGGGGAGAGCATCGCAACCTCCGGTTTGGCGGTGATGATAGGCTTCGGTGCAATGGTGCTCAGCGACTTCGCAATGATTCGGACGATGGGCTTGGTTCTGGCGATGGCGATAGGCATAGGAATTCTGGCGGCCCTGACATTCGTTCCCTCGGTGCTTATGATTGTGGGTGACAGAATCTTCTGGCCTTCTCGCCCCGATGGACGCGGGTCGGCCCCCACGGGTTCCTCCGGTCCGGAAGAAGCCGGCGCCGGAAGCAAAGGAGAAACCAAAGGAATTAAGGGCGGAGCGGAGCCCGGCCCCCCTGGAAAAGAAGGAAAGGTGCCATATTTTACCAGCGCCGTCAGATTCTCTTTGAGACGCCCCTGGACCGTGATCGGTGTCTGCACCATCCTCTTCATACCCTCCCTCTACCTCCTCCTCGTTATGGAGCCGAGCTTTGACTTCTTCGAGGGAATGCCAAGGACGGAGGCGACGGAGGGCATCGATGCGATGGCCGAGGGCTTTGGAAGGGGGGAGGTAATGCCATCTCAGGTTGTGGTTCAGTTCAGGGAGCCGGTCTGGCTCGGTAACAATACCTACAATACGACCAGGCTGGACTCGGTGGACGCCCTGAGCCGTGCCCTCGAGAACATAACGGTGGTTGATGAGAGGGGAGAGAAGGTTCGGATCATCCGTTCAGCCACCCCCTCGAGTTATTACCTCGGGCAGAGGGTTGACCAGATAGACTGGAGGGTCTTCGGCGAGGAAACAAAGAACTCCACCCTTGCAGGCGCTTTCGGAAAGAGCAACCGAACGGTTCTCATCACGCTGGTGTTCGACAGGGAGCCTCTGAAAAAGGAGAGCCTAGAGGCTGTTCCGGTCCTTCGGAGCAGAATCTCGGAGATAAGGGCTGCGGACCAAGCGCTCTCTGAAGCGAGGGTTCTCGTCGGGGGTACCACCGCCGGCATGTACGACATCCGCAGAATCATCGACGACAGCATGGCGGAGATGAGGGTTTTGGTAATCATCGGCATCTTCGTTCTGCTCCTCATCGTTCTCGGCTCTCTCCTGATTCCCGCCACAGCGATTCTCTCCGTGGGCATCGGCATCGCCTGGACAATCGCCGCCACAATGGCAGTGTTCCAGTTCTGGGGCGGGACGCACGTCCTCTGGCTCGTGCCCCTCATCCTTTTCATCGTCCTGATGGGCCTGGGGATGGACTACAACATATTTTTAATAACGAGGGTCAGAGAGGAGGTCGGGAAAGGGAGGACGCACGAGGAGGCGATTCAGCGCGCCGTGGAGCGGACCGGCGGCATAATAACCATCTGCGGACTCATAATGGCTGGGGCCTTCGGCTCGATGATGCTCTCCACGCTGGGGCTGCTCCAGCAGTTCGGCTTCGCCCTATTTCTGGCGATTTTACTGGACACATTCGTTATAAGAATCTACCTGATGCCTGCCATTCTTAAACTTGCCGGCAGGTGGAGCTGGTATGCCCCAGGGCCCTTGCAGAGGGTAAGGATAGGGCCCGACGGCCGAGGAGGGGAGGTGCGGAGGAGGAAGGGCTGAGGAGCGAGAGAACTTTTTTTTTGGCTGGGGCCCAGCAGAGAATAGTCCAATGGAAGAGCGCTAGGTAGACCTTTCATCCGTCCCAAGTGGGAACAGTGATGGAACGGGGGCATTAATCAAGCATATTAACCACGGGAGCAATTACGGCCTCGATGGAACTCGTCATCGAGGGGCGGGCGCTCTACGAGGGCCGCTTGCAGGAGCTCGCGATTGGAGTGGATGGAGGCCTAATCTCCAAAGTCGGGAAGGTTCTCAGAGGGGAGCGGGTGCTCGACTTCGGGGACAACATAATCCTGCCCGGGGCCGTAGACGCCCACGTCCATCTAAGGGAGCCAGGGCTCACCCGGAAGGAGGACATCGCCACCGGAACCACCGCCGCTGCGTGCGGTGGCGTGACCACTGTTCTCGAGATGCCTAATACCATCCCTCCGGCCGCCTCCATCCCCGCGATTAGAGAAAAGGCCGGAATCGCTTCGAGGAGGGCTTGCGTGGATATCGGTCTATTCGCGGGCTTTACCGTGGATAGCCCCCCCGTGGAAGCGGCCTCCATGGTTGTGGGCTACAAACTCTACATGTCCTCAGCAACAGAAGCGCTTCTGATTCGTGACTACTCCTCAATCCCATCCTTGCTGGCCGGAATCTCTGAAACGGGAAAGCCCATGGCTGTGCACGCCGAGGACGAGACCATTATCCGCCGCCTGGGGCTGCTCCCCAAGAATCTCAGAGAGCACAGCGAATCCAGACCGCCCGAGGCAGAGACTGAGGCGGCCCGGAAATTCATCGAAGCCCTCGGAAAAGGTCGGGGGCATATCTGTCACCTGAGCGCTGGCGGGACGCTGGAACTCATCGGGAGAGCTCGGAGCGGGCAGAGGGGAAATGGTGGGGAGAAGAAGGATGGGGGCGCTGGAGTGCCCGGGCGCATAGAAATGGAAGCGCCCGGAAAAGCGGAGGCCGCGGAGGCCGAGCACGCGGAAGGAAACGGCCACCGAGAACCCGCATCCAAGTTGCTCACCTCCGAGCTCACGCCCCACCACCTCCTTCTAGACGCTGATGACCATGCATCGCTCGGGGCGCTGGCCAAGACCAACCCCCCGGTAAGGGGGAGGGCGGAGAGAGCTGCTCTCTGGAGGGCTTTTCTCGATGGAAGCGTGGATATTCTCGCATCCGACCACGCCCCCCATCTCGAGGAAGAGAAGGACACGAGTTTCGCGGACGCTCCCGCGGGGGTCCCAGGAACCGAAACAATGGTTCCATTGATGATAGCGCTGGCGAAGAAAGGGAGGGTTCCACTCCAGCTCATTGTCGCAATGGCCTGCTCGCGCCCCGCGGAGGTGTACGGAATCAATTGCGGAAAAATCGCTCCAGGAATGCCCGCCAGTCTTGCTGTATATGACCCCACTAGCGCCTCCGAGATAAAAGGAAAGAAGCTACACTCCAAGTGCGCCTGGAGCCCCTTCGAGGGCTTCGAGGCGATTTTCCCGAGAGCCGTCCTTCTCCGGGGAGAGCTGATCGTCGAGGGGGGTGAGCCGGTCGTGTCGCCGGGTCAGGGGCGGCTCGTGGGAAGCGGCCGGCCTGAGCCGTCTCAGCCCCCCTTCGGGGCGAAACCATCAATAGACCGAATGTGATTGGGGTTCGGGGAGAGAAATGCCGGTGCGCGATATCGAATTCATCTCCATAGAGGGGAGGCGGTTCACGAAGAGGAAGGAGGTCATCGGGCACGTGAAGATAGACACCAACAGCACCGTGACCCTGGTAACGGAACTCAGCCCGACGGAGGCCGACGTGGACTTTAGACTGGCGATAAGCTACGGGAGCCTTGGAATGATGAAGATAGAGGGCAGGCTTATTTTCGAGGGAGATGCCGCCAGCCTTTCGAGGGAGTGGCACGCGAGACACAGTATGCCAACGGAGATGGCCAACGAGATACACACTTCGATCCTCCAATCCTGCATCCCAGAGACAGTTCTCCTAGCCAAGGAGCTCGGCCTCCCTCCCCCAATTCCGCTTCCCAAGGTCAATATACAGGAGCAGAAGAGGGCAACCTCGCCCTCGAGCATGGAGGTGGCCTGACCAGACGGGCGCCTCCGCAAATGGCAGGTTGGGAGCCCTCTCCACCCGAGAAATAACGGTGCCGGGTGATTGGGCCCCAGCCCTCCCCTCGATGCGCAGAATTCGTGAAATCCGCCCGGAACACCCCTTCCCTCATCTTGTTTGCTCCTCGTCCGACTCACATTTCTTCTGTGTTCAGCGCTCCATCGTCGCGCTGGTACGAGGTGTCCGTGTCTCTTCCGAATCAGCGCACGAGGACTCATGGACCTTCCACCGGCCCCCCGTCTCCAGCCGTGGAACTGGAGCAAGTCGCCGCGCGAGGGACAGGAGCCTCTTCCGGCGCTCAGGAGTGATTCTGAAACAGTCTCTGGATGGGCACTCGGGGTCGAGAACGGCCTCGCGAGTTTCCACTTCTAAGACCACGGGATAAAGTCTGCAGCCCTCGGGTCTGTGAGGATAAATTGAACAGATGCCGCCCCGGAGGAAGAAGCAGGCGCCGTTCACATTGCGAAGCCTGGTCCAGCCCTTGGTCGATATAATGAAATCCTCCCGCCGGAACCCGAGGGCCTCTATCCTCTCAATGTCATCGGACGTCAGGGGCATCTCCGTCCCCTCGCAACACCGGGAGCACTCGACGGCCAGGCATATCGAGCCATTGCCCTCCGGCTCCGGGGCCGCGCAGCAGGTCCCACACTCCCTCTGAGTTCCCTCCACGGTGCGCTCCAGACTCGCCCTACTCTTATGAATTCCCCCATGGCGCCTCTCCGCTCTCTCGCTTCCACTTCTGCTTGTCAGTCCATTGCCTGCTTCCTCCCCGAAGGCTCTATGCGCCCCTTTGGGCGGCCGGGGCTCCAGGGTGATCCCTTTCTGGTTCTGGAATCTTCCCGAGCGCTCCGAATAATCCTTCATAGCGGGCGTTCCGAGGCGCTCTACCACGAGCTGGCAAAAGCGCTCCCCGATCGGAAGCTCGAGCTCGGCAGAGGAGGCATTGAAGGCCGAGACCGTTAGGTTGCCGGCGAAGCCCGCGTCGACCTTTCCAAAGCTCGCCAGCACACCCCTGCGTGCGTACCCCGACCTCAGCCAGAGCTGGGCAGCGAGCTTTTTTCCCAGCCGCACCCTCTCCCGCGTGCCGACGACGAACCAGCTCATGGGAGCAACTCTCGCGACGCCTCTCCTGACCTCTTCCCCGCTCGAGGGCAGGAGAACAGCCTCTATTGTAAGGTCGTAGCCGTTGGGGGTGAGGTTTCTCTCGTCAAAGGGAGCGATTTCCAGCTCACCCTCCTCAATTGCCCTCAGTATTTCCGCGTCGGAGAGCAGCATTCTACCTAGGGGGTAACGGAGCGACGGTTTTTACCTTTTTGGGAGACGCTCCCCGGGAGTCCGTCGGGGGGTCGTAGGGGTTGTCGGCCCGATTGAGCCGTTCAGCGGCCCCAAACCGGAAATGAGATGGAAGCGGCAATGTTTTTATCCAGCGCCGCGCTTCGCAGGGCCGAGGAAAAGAAGGT
This portion of the Thermoplasmata archaeon genome encodes:
- a CDS encoding MMPL family transporter, with the protein product MVFRGLADSVVKHHRKIIVAWLALMIISVPLAMKLNEVLVYEETKAAGEEMRAESITAGEIIEKEFPGARANSSVIIVLTGDVSTPAARDFLLDVERTSLLGGRVKTIENFTSIYSIYRQVMERSALELPPVLGALEANLTSVAFMIQLAGFWGGVNGSLFLVWGAPAMFAQLWENLNQSALMIYGIPFLYQQTYEGTRATTILIYGSPAALLEAWSSLSAIPDIEERNLQAFNLSWAGLNSSIQDEEQRELVRGYHSAVFGYWKESFNASNASVYLDNSTPPAVRAQSAAQAVAPIYFNFTSPSNETQLAMRAVLNSFNVSTFSDPLAIGRYTTILAWQLIQAGPAGSSVPAQQLQLMRGYYDAFAEGWEASWLNSSLDGSTTLERAAALTAQIAPAYLRTAFAGEPMALQLGLAVLQWLNLSTWTSPYHISELANSTFTVQLRQTVADMGLPAEMLHTLEGYYSSFYQAWITSLSNVSLLGAPAATRAEWVVHQVAPQFIARVSETNATAGAFMAAAYASFNISTCTDITNLTNRLTGAALVAVRSSMEGYIASGRLHERVASAVRAGLETFASIWNRTFDPNDPLYLPPSAPLENRTELAIGRASAGLFGSNGTGGGAFPLDITSLSDPSRARNASIDLFLAGLGGRVAINRTFLAELYEELGPLPDPARARELVAGVINSSVFGDYPVRLPREIERSFVSPKNTTMIVMVTFGTKSNQVLRENIAELRSILSKGRGAAGVRTYVTGSQAMGLELEEQAFRDVERIDPVTVGIVLILVGLFFFSVLAPFFPFIGIGVALLASQTLLFIVGTLIAKIHYSTNILLFVILMGTGMDYAIFILARYREERKEGGSKEEAIRTSVTWAGESIATSGLAVMIGFGAMVLSDFAMIRTMGLVLAMAIGIGILAALTFVPSVLMIVGDRIFWPSRPDGRGSAPTGSSGPEEAGAGSKGETKGIKGGAEPGPPGKEGKVPYFTSAVRFSLRRPWTVIGVCTILFIPSLYLLLVMEPSFDFFEGMPRTEATEGIDAMAEGFGRGEVMPSQVVVQFREPVWLGNNTYNTTRLDSVDALSRALENITVVDERGEKVRIIRSATPSSYYLGQRVDQIDWRVFGEETKNSTLAGAFGKSNRTVLITLVFDREPLKKESLEAVPVLRSRISEIRAADQALSEARVLVGGTTAGMYDIRRIIDDSMAEMRVLVIIGIFVLLLIVLGSLLIPATAILSVGIGIAWTIAATMAVFQFWGGTHVLWLVPLILFIVLMGLGMDYNIFLITRVREEVGKGRTHEEAIQRAVERTGGIITICGLIMAGAFGSMMLSTLGLLQQFGFALFLAILLDTFVIRIYLMPAILKLAGRWSWYAPGPLQRVRIGPDGRGGEVRRRKG
- the dcd gene encoding dCTP deaminase, which gives rise to MLLSDAEILRAIEEGELEIAPFDERNLTPNGYDLTIEAVLLPSSGEEVRRGVARVAPMSWFVVGTRERVRLGKKLAAQLWLRSGYARRGVLASFGKVDAGFAGNLTVSAFNASSAELELPIGERFCQLVVERLGTPAMKDYSERSGRFQNQKGITLEPRPPKGAHRAFGEEAGNGLTSRSGSERAERRHGGIHKSRASLERTVEGTQRECGTCCAAPEPEGNGSICLAVECSRCCEGTEMPLTSDDIERIEALGFRREDFIISTKGWTRLRNVNGACFFLRGGICSIYPHRPEGCRLYPVVLEVETREAVLDPECPSRDCFRITPERRKRLLSLARRLAPVPRLETGGRWKVHESSCADSEETRTPRTSATMER
- a CDS encoding amidohydrolase family protein, with protein sequence MELVIEGRALYEGRLQELAIGVDGGLISKVGKVLRGERVLDFGDNIILPGAVDAHVHLREPGLTRKEDIATGTTAAACGGVTTVLEMPNTIPPAASIPAIREKAGIASRRACVDIGLFAGFTVDSPPVEAASMVVGYKLYMSSATEALLIRDYSSIPSLLAGISETGKPMAVHAEDETIIRRLGLLPKNLREHSESRPPEAETEAARKFIEALGKGRGHICHLSAGGTLELIGRARSGQRGNGGEKKDGGAGVPGRIEMEAPGKAEAAEAEHAEGNGHREPASKLLTSELTPHHLLLDADDHASLGALAKTNPPVRGRAERAALWRAFLDGSVDILASDHAPHLEEEKDTSFADAPAGVPGTETMVPLMIALAKKGRVPLQLIVAMACSRPAEVYGINCGKIAPGMPASLAVYDPTSASEIKGKKLHSKCAWSPFEGFEAIFPRAVLLRGELIVEGGEPVVSPGQGRLVGSGRPEPSQPPFGAKPSIDRM